A portion of the Rhodanobacter sp. AS-Z3 genome contains these proteins:
- a CDS encoding HU family DNA-binding protein gives MNKTDLINAIAEKAELTKADAGRALEAFFETVQKSLKKGEDVSVVGFGTFTVRQRAARTGRNPRTNEAIKIKASKVPAFKAGKTLKDALN, from the coding sequence ATGAATAAAACCGATCTGATCAATGCCATCGCCGAGAAGGCCGAGCTGACCAAGGCCGACGCCGGCCGTGCTCTGGAAGCCTTTTTCGAGACCGTGCAGAAGTCGTTGAAGAAGGGTGAGGACGTTTCAGTCGTTGGCTTCGGCACGTTCACCGTGCGCCAGCGCGCTGCGCGTACCGGTCGCAACCCGCGTACCAACGAAGCGATCAAGATCAAGGCATCCAAGGTCCCCGCGTTCAAGGCTGGCAAGACCCTCAAGGATGCCCTAAACTAA